The DNA segment CAGCGTTCGGGACACTCAACTTGCGACTGATTTCAATCGaaatctttctagcaagtcagtccactgtcggccatctttggaacgcttctgggaggctatttccagtcatgactgtgttgctcctatctacttgaatgaagaaacaccgaaatctcaaaaactgcttGCAAAGCTTGCGTTTAaatgatatatttcaaatcagcagtaaaatctgacaacactggtatcataaattgggcTTTTTTACATCATATTACGCAAAGAAATGCGCAatcgcattctcgagttgattgacagacgatgtctgtatctaaaatgtgattggctcttttacctataaAGCGGGACTTCCCTTCTACATCTGTTGGGCGCTAGAgttccttggttgggcgttccaatttctcctattcattttaatagaagtggcccatctctaataaataaattgtctctgtttcaatacaggtgatgcaAAAGAAATGAAGCAATCCTCTAATGAGCCTAAATACGCacaacacacattttgggtaaaatagtcggtTCGgtgtcatattaaactgttatcgacacttttcagtattgaatggattataagtatatttataatctacaTTTCTCTCGCATCGTCtgccattttggctttatttttctgccgaacggtgcattctgggatcctacccggggaaggatacatacgatgctACCTTAAAATTTCAAGGaggttttcctgagcaaccactggctggtgccatgatgattctgattgcctgttttgtgtttctggtctcgagacacaatttaaaatctacagAAACAAGCGTTTCAGATGGAGAACAAaatttcatttaagtgttatttggaggaaaaataaatttcaggctcaacttgtgcagttgttgaacTACATAACTCAGTAGTTCATGATACcaacataactaacctcggaccagcTTTACAGGCACTGTcaaaaaacggtcatctcgactctgtgaaggaTCGGCACTTAAAGCCacttgtttttgaaaatgtttacaaatgtaatactttaaacatcacataacccgctaagaatatacacCAATGCGagagaaaacactggagacctgaaattgaaaacaggcgaatAGTGGAACACTTCCgggttcaggaaaaaggtggatagctgCAGGCCGggagacctccaaatggaggCGGAATCTCTAAAAGACGGTGGGGTTACTtcaaaagggggttgtgccaactccaaaagggggcatcattTCCACACATGGTTAAGgtaagggttaggtaaggggcaaTTTGGAGCTCCCGCCTccttttggagcaatgcctgcagctatatccttctctaaaatttggccagaacaagatatcttaagaggcagcataattaagatacctaccttttggaacagtcttTGCTTCGGGagcgcacctatgatgccttaaaatgctgcctccagaggacACTCACTAGGTCTTGGAACAGACCCATTATGTAGAAACTTTCAATCAttgatggatattatttaataaaagtgaatgtttatcattataTCTCCTTGGGTACCTCCATGTTTGCAGTgacgtcatgcacctgcatcttggtgaaatcggagttgaagatttccgcatgaGTTGTCAAGTTGGAAGTCCGATTTCAAGtgccgttccattgcacttttcccagtaggaagttggaaattctggctttccgagttgaatggaatgcagcattacacTTGTTTTGCTGTCCTATTATAATACATCCTTTCTTTTGTAGGCTGAAGAAAACCTGGGAATGGTTATGATATTCACGTTAGTTACAGCTGTGCAAGAGAAACTTAATGAAATAGTTGACCAGATTAAGagcagaagagaagaggagaaacaaagaaaagaaagagaggatGAGGAAGCCGAAAAGGTTTGTTCTCAGCATGTGCTGTCTGAATGTAGCTTTACATTGGACATATGAAGACCATAAGCATCTGTAACAGTATAAGAAAGGAGGAACCggcaaagaggaggcgggaacaggctgaacagtcaacgtaaagtttaatgatataaatttacttaaaaccaacataaacaaacatgcagcgttgccacgtgcgtctctctctctctcttgaaccggtgtctccggctgcccttttatctcgctctcccgctgatcagctgattcagtgctggccatgctccatcacggcccgaccACAccatcctcctcgtcacactcctcccctgcccgattcaggccggggcgccaccgcCACACTCCCCacaccccccatttctggaatggagacgctgcccttccggccgttctgtcagccggtggtccatcccgtctcctgcgaacctgggggagagatgaggggaggcgtggggagagggaaagggtgagcggagatacagagagagagagaggagagagagagaagaacttgctgtcgcctggtcctcaccTGCAGACACCAGCTCACTcttcccctggcggacggcagcgagtcctccggcccctggcggacggaaccgctcctccccttctcggcagaagGCCGCGGTTCCTTCGTCTCTCGGCGGCTggcagcaacccctccgtccccaggcagatggctgcAGCTGCTCCCCtagcagatggcagcggcgaggactctgcgAAAGCGCATCCCtactccctcccgggtttcggcaccactgtaacagtgtttaatgatataaattatataaatgaactttaaaccaacataaacagctgatcagctgattcagcgccggccgggCTCCATCACAGCTCCCTCCTCGTCACAGCATCGATCATCAAGCAAAGCATATATATAGCTTTAAAGAATGGTATGGTCTTGAATGTTAGCTTTGTTGGTAGTTGCATTGCATTTTAATGGGTATCATTTGTATTAAAATGGAAAGCAATCTTCTTTTGGTCTGATCTTTTCTACACAGTGTGCATTCCAAGGCACAGTGGTCACAATTGAGAACTTCTTATCATGGAAAGCAAAGTTTGAACAAGAAATTACAGAACTAAAGAGGAAAAAGCAGAAAGAAGAGGAGCAGTCTGCAAAGGGAAAACTCACAGGTGAGTCTTTAATATAGTCTGAAATGGAACAAAGTGTAGAAACAAAAATCTGAACCACcttctcatttacttgctctCTGTTACAGGAAAACAGCTTTTTGAGACTGACCATAATCTTGACACATCAGATATCCAGTTTTTGGAGGATGGTAAGCAATGTCCAAAATATTCTATTCTATAGGCTCCATAGGACGGTGCAGAGTTGGGTTGCAAATTAAAGAGTACAGTACTAGGGATGTGTAAGGAATAGATGTGATTATTGCACTTACAGCATGTTTGCATTATACGTACATCTGCAATGATCTCTGCAACAAAACTAGCCAATTGTCCTTAAAAGTTTGTCTTCTTTGCTCTCCCTGTAGTTGGGAACAGTGTGGAAGTGGACGAGTCACTATTCCAAGACATGGATGATTTGGACCTGGATGAAGATGACCCTGATTTCAACCCTCTGGACCTGGCTAGTGATGAAGACTGAAGTGTGTTAACGCTCGACCAGACATGAATAGTATACATGCCAACATCCTCTGCCTGTGGAGCTGGACTTCAGCTCAACCATTCGAAACACAAACTTTTCAGTAACCACCATCTatgatgctgtattttacaatatTGTATCATAATTCGTACAATTATTGCCATTAAAATCCATCGTCATGTTCTGCTTTCCTGAATGGCTTCATTTACATCCGAAAAAAACAGAAAGGTT comes from the Myxocyprinus asiaticus isolate MX2 ecotype Aquarium Trade chromosome 15, UBuf_Myxa_2, whole genome shotgun sequence genome and includes:
- the LOC127453338 gene encoding RWD domain-containing protein 1-like translates to MTDYGEEQRNELEAIESIYPDSFTVLSEEPSSFTITVTSDAGENEETVEVTLKFTYVEKYPDEPPFWEIHSQVNLEDSDAEDILTLLKEQAEENLGMVMIFTLVTAVQEKLNEIVDQIKSRREEEKQRKEREDEEAEKCAFQGTVVTIENFLSWKAKFEQEITELKRKKQKEEEQSAKGKLTGKQLFETDHNLDTSDIQFLEDVGNSVEVDESLFQDMDDLDLDEDDPDFNPLDLASDED